From one Thermoplasmata archaeon genomic stretch:
- a CDS encoding GNAT family N-acetyltransferase, translating to MAEGTASHRRLASVLVRESRESDIPSCLEIQRSEGNPLFSFQDFGTMVRDPDCIFQVFELKGRVVGFIAGFLVPTKRSEAIIHATMVHRDFRHRGIGKFLVESFAVTAFDKHGVGAILAQVESGPDAFYGKCRFGKEAVWNSMVLRRESFMTGGPPP from the coding sequence ATGGCGGAGGGGACCGCGAGTCACCGGCGTTTGGCATCGGTCCTGGTGCGGGAATCTCGGGAATCGGACATCCCGTCGTGCTTGGAGATTCAGAGGTCCGAGGGCAACCCGCTCTTCTCGTTCCAGGATTTCGGCACCATGGTCCGTGATCCGGATTGTATCTTCCAAGTCTTCGAGCTCAAGGGCCGGGTCGTGGGGTTCATCGCCGGATTTCTCGTTCCGACGAAACGCTCCGAGGCCATCATCCACGCCACGATGGTCCACCGGGATTTCCGGCATCGCGGTATCGGCAAGTTCCTCGTGGAGTCCTTTGCGGTGACGGCCTTCGACAAACACGGAGTGGGGGCCATCCTCGCCCAGGTCGAATCGGGTCCCGACGCCTTCTACGGGAAGTGTCGATTCGGGAAGGAGGCCGTGTGGAACTCGATGGTCCTACGGCGGGAGTCGTTCATGACGGGTGGCCCGCCCCCCTGA